From one Actinomycetota bacterium genomic stretch:
- a CDS encoding HIT domain-containing protein → MDRLWSPWRMAYIEAAHEEPEGCLFCELLAKGDDESSFILARDGAAFALLNAYPYNPGHLMVAPTRHVGEIEQLDEGELLATGRLVQRAVAALREEMSPHGFNLGANLGRVAGAGIPGHLHWHVVPRWNGDTNFMPVVGETRVLPESLEDTYRRLRPRFASSSR, encoded by the coding sequence GTGGACCGGCTGTGGAGCCCCTGGCGGATGGCCTACATCGAGGCGGCGCACGAGGAGCCCGAGGGCTGCCTGTTCTGCGAGCTCCTGGCCAAGGGCGACGACGAGTCCTCGTTCATCCTGGCCCGCGACGGCGCGGCGTTCGCGCTGCTGAACGCCTACCCCTACAACCCCGGACACCTGATGGTCGCGCCGACCCGCCACGTCGGGGAGATCGAGCAGCTCGACGAGGGCGAGCTCCTGGCCACCGGGCGGCTGGTGCAACGGGCCGTCGCAGCGCTTCGCGAGGAGATGAGCCCCCACGGGTTCAACCTCGGCGCCAACCTGGGGCGCGTGGCCGGCGCCGGCATCCCCGGCCACCTGCACTGGCACGTCGTCCCTCGCTGGAACGGCGACACCAACTTCATGCCGGTAGTGGGGGAGACGCGCGTCCTCCCCGAGTCCCTGGAGGACACCTACCGCAGACTCCGGCCCCGGTTCGCGAGCTCCTCGCGCTGA